Proteins encoded within one genomic window of Perognathus longimembris pacificus isolate PPM17 chromosome 28, ASM2315922v1, whole genome shotgun sequence:
- the Nhsl2 gene encoding NHS-like protein 2 isoform X2 has product MPFYRRTVIPQRLCPRNPPHPLNELRDVSHLAGLSLLRQLADLCGHSLALLEDLEGHLLALGRRTDCLYQRTVRLRRRLPCRLLGPEEDEDELAAANSGRENSTATAHSRSSWRQPVNVFLSSGRPPSVEELLREAQLNLQSLLQEEYEEQYSKARLLGQTFRSSDEVPELTPSPRPQSARRLEFVLMTTNRQLSKDETTIQGVRALEASLSPSPANKQTAWNGPFSLPILQGKWWPQPCSTQSDLVPINISGQQFDKHASLRHSLFNTETAVNPKSTLRRRRTIIGISNFSQREQGHSNIPTDSVALSATSDARPSHSAPPGIHGRVAIGQEARFPNLTSSGLRNPSSESGDPHQARGEPDPPSMEGMGMVYSVPSSCNGPTESTFSPSWKGDAFTYMTPNATGQSNQVSENGKAQSLGNSWMNTLPPLVPKEAATLFVSRDNLAGCSGVTKYSEHPTQRRQAPGRPPKIGLLTSGTLKLDTGPGGANRFRERSLSVPTDSGTTAGSYDEEHKASEACALPYANTSSEGSNSADNIMSLNAEQEARHRRQRSKSISLKKAKKKPCPPMRSVSLVKDEPILLPETGSALPKEQRPRSLCLSIEHQGHHHSPHPDAQGHPTVPTLKDPEGTHFSHHWYVTDWKSSDTYQSLSSSSTATGTTVIECTQVQGSSESLASPSTSRATTPSQLSIEVEAREVSSPGRPTGLMSPSSGYSSQSETPTPTVSMSLTLGHLPPPSGSVRVRPVVPERKSSLPPTSPMEKMSKSRLSFDLPLSSHTNLDLSGMSISICSKTKVSRHHSDTNFGAKLAQKTSPNQPIMPMVTQSDLRSIRLRSVSKSEPEDDAENPDYPEEPGTEEVFTVPERKVKPPVAEKPPLARRPPSLIHKPPPVPEEYPLTSPTSAMTPKSSIQHVRPLSQDSYTVLRKPKSSSFPDGRSPGQSTVTSSLAFTVFASSSGAFFSGTQPPPRASMEDESPKGRALPQRISLQSQEEAEKKTSKIPPPVPKKPSVLYLPLTSPGAQLEANVAETRLPLSPIITLEEDGKRPPTHSDPPSPGKRMTSALQADRGQEAHPPGSAVELSNEEKSLISDKTAEWIAEEEDDVFVASRTTEDLFTVIHRSKRKLLGWKEPGEGFTGSRPSSHSPVKNTADSPISESSTIASGPSSSTSLDAGRNDDFKALLQKKGSKATPRSRPSAAELLKTTNPLARRIIAQFSKDYETTDNPST; this is encoded by the exons CTGCAGCTAACTCGGGTCGGGAAAATTCGACAGCGACTGCCCACTCGAGGTCGTCATGGCGACAGCCAGTGAACGTGTTTCTCTCCTCGGGCAGGCCCCCGAGTGTAGAGGAACTGCTTCGCGAGGCGCAGCTCAATCTCCAGAGCCTGTTACAAG AAGAATATGAGGAACAGTACTCCAAGGCCAGACTTCTGGGGCAGACCTTCCGCTCTTCTGATGAGGTCCCTGAGCTCACTCCCAGCCCAAGGCCCCAGTCTGCCCGGCGTCTGGAGTTTGTATTGATG ACTACAAATCGGCAGCTGAGCAAGGATGAGACCACTATCCAGGGTGTGAGGGCCCTGGAGGCCTCCCTGAGCCCTTCTCCAGCCAACAAGCAAACTGCCTGGAATGGCCCCTTCTCTCTGCCAATCCTGCAAGGGAAGTGGTGGCCTCAGCCCTGCTCCACTCAGTCTGATCTTGTGCCCATCAACATCTCTG GGCAGCAGTTTGATAAACATGCAAGTTTGCGACACTCATTGTTTAACACAGAGACAGCCGTGAACCCCAAGTCCACCCTGAGGCGGAGGCGGACCATTATTGGAATCTCTAACTTTTCCCAGCGAGAACAAG gtcACAGCAACATCCCTACAGACAGTGTGGCCCTCTCTGCCACCTCAGATGCCAGGCCCAGCCACTCAGCTCCACCAGGTATTCATGGAAGAGTTGCCATTGGGCAAGAAGCTCGATTTCCAAATCTGACCTCATCAGGACTGAGAAATCCTTCCAGTGAGTCTGGGGACCCCCACCAGGCACGTGGAGAGCCAGACCCTCCCAGCATGGAGGGCATGGGGATGGTATATAGTGTCCCCAGTTCTTGCAATGGACCCACAGAATCAACATTCTCCCCTTCCTGGAAGGGAGATGCTTTCACCTATATGACTCCAAATGCCACCGGCCAGAGTAACCAAGTCAGTGAAAATGGAAAAGCTCAGTCCTTGGGGAATTCTTGGATGAATACCCTCCCACCTCTGGTTCCTAAGGAGGCTGCTACTCTCTTTGTCAGTCGTGATAACCTGGCAGGATGCAGTGGGGTAACCAAATACTCAGAACATCCTACTCAACGAAGACAAGCACCAGGAAGACCTCCCAAGATTGGCCTTCTGACCAGTGGTACTTTAAAGCTAGACACGGGCCCAGGTGGAGCCAACAGATTCCGGGAGCGATCGCTGTCTGTGCCCACAGACTCAGGTACCACAGCAGGGAGCTATGATGAAGAGCACAAGGCCAGTGAGGCTTGTGCCCTGCCATATGCCAATACAAGCTCTGAAGGTAGTAACAGTGCTGATAACATTATGTCTCTTAATGCCGAGCAAGAGGCCCGGCACAGAAGGCAGAGGTCCAAAAGCATCTCACTCAAGAAGGCCAAAAAGAAGCCTTGCCCACCAATGCGCAGTGTCTCTCTGGTCAAAGATGAGCCCATCCTCTTGCCAGAAACTGGATCAGCATTGCCCAAGGAGCAGAGGCCCAGAAGCCTTTGCCTGTCCATAGAACACCAAGGACATCATCACTCACCCCACCCAGATGCTCAGGGTCACCCAACGGTGCCAACTCTCAAAGATCCAGAAGGTACTCATTTCTCCCACCACTGGTATGTTACTGACTGGAAGTCCAGTGACACCTATCAATCCTTGTCCAGCTCTAGCACTGCTACTGGCACCACAGTCATCGAGTGCACTCAAGTTCAGGGCAGCTCTGAGTCTCTTGCTTCACCTTCCACCTCCAGAGCCACAACACCTTCTCAACTCTCCATTGAGGTGGAGGCTAGGGAGGTATCCTCCCCAGGAAGGCCCACAGGACTGATGTCACCCTCCAGTGGATATTCCAGTCAATCAGAGACACCTACACCCACAGTCTCCATGTCCTTGACCTTGGGCCACTTACCCCCTCCAAGTGGCAGTGTTCGAGTACGTCCAGTGGTACCCGAGAGAAAGTCATCACTGCCTCCAACATCACCAATGGAGAAAATGTCCAAGTCACGCCTGTCATTTGACCTACCACTGAGCTCTCACACCAACCTGGATCTATCCGGGATGAGTATCTCCATTTGCAGCAAAACCAAGGTGAGCCGCCATCATTCTGATACCAATTTTGGAGCCAAATTGGCCCAGAAAACTAGCCCCAACCAGCCAATCATGCCGATGGTTACTCAGTCTGACCTTCGTTCCATACGCCTGAGATCAGTCAGCAAATCTGAGCCAGAAGATGACGCTGAGAACCCAGACTATCCAGAGGAACCTGGAACAGAAGAAGTCTTCACTGTGCCTGAGAGAAAAGTGAAACCTCCTGTAGCCGAGAAGCCCCCTCTGGCCCGAAGGCCTCCAAGCTTGATCCACAAGCCACCGCCAGTCCCTGAAGAATACCCACTAACTTCACCTACTTCAGCTATGACTCCTAAGAGCTCTATTCAACACGTGAGACCACTATCTCAAGACAGCTACACAGTGTTGAGGAAACCAAAGTCCTCCAGCTTCCCTGATGGACGAAGCCCAGGGCAGTCAACTGTCACCTCCTCTCTTGCTTTCACAGTTTTTGCCAGTTCCTCTGGTGCTTTCTTCTCAGGAACACAACCGCCTCCCCGGGCAAGTATGGAGGATGAGAGCCCCAAAGGGAGAGCATTGCCTCAAAGAATTAGCCTCCAGAGCCAGGAAGAAGCTGAGAAAAAGACCAGCAAGATTCCACCTCCGGTACCAAAAAAGCCCAGTGTGCTGTATCTGCCTCTCACCTCCCCTGGAGCTCAGCTAGAGGCCAATGTGGCAGAAACAAGGCTGCCTCTAAGCCCCATCATCACCCTGGAGGAAGATGGCAAGCGTCCCCCGACTCACAGTGATCCTCCATCTCCTGGTAAAAGGATGACTTCAGCTCTTCAGGCTGACAGGGGGCAGGAGGCACACCCTCCAG GGAGTGCTGTGGAACTAAGCAATGAAGAGAAAAGTTTAATCAGTGATAAAACAGCTGAATGGATTGCGGAGGAGGAGGATGACGTGTTTGTGGCTTCACGCACAACTGAAGATTTGTTTACTGTGATACACAG GTCCAAAAGAAAGCTGCTTGGCTGGAAGGAGCCGGGAGAGGGCTTTACAGGCAGCAGGCCAAGCTCCCACTCGCCAGTGAAAAACACAGCCGATTCTCCCATCAGTGAGTCTTCTACCATTGCCTCAGGACCAAGCAGCAGCACCAGCCTAGATGCTGGCAGAAATGATGATTTCAAGGCCTTGCTCCAGAAGAAGGGAAGTAAAGCAACTCCCAGATCCCGCCCCTCAGCTGCTGAGCTGTTGAAAACCACTAACCCACTGGCTCGACGAATCATCGCTCAATTTTCAAAAGACTATGAAACCACCGACAACCCCAGTACATAA
- the Nhsl2 gene encoding NHS-like protein 2 isoform X3, protein MPFYRRTVIPQRLCPRNPPHPLNELRDVSHLAGLSLLRQLADLCGHSLALLEDLEGHLLALGRRTDCLYQRTVRLRRRLPCRLLGPEEDEDELGASHWSNVTLSQRTRESVNAAYKEEYEEQYSKARLLGQTFRSSDEVPELTPSPRPQSARRLEFVLMTTNRQLSKDETTIQGVRALEASLSPSPANKQTAWNGPFSLPILQGKWWPQPCSTQSDLVPINISGQQFDKHASLRHSLFNTETAVNPKSTLRRRRTIIGISNFSQREQGHSNIPTDSVALSATSDARPSHSAPPGIHGRVAIGQEARFPNLTSSGLRNPSSESGDPHQARGEPDPPSMEGMGMVYSVPSSCNGPTESTFSPSWKGDAFTYMTPNATGQSNQVSENGKAQSLGNSWMNTLPPLVPKEAATLFVSRDNLAGCSGVTKYSEHPTQRRQAPGRPPKIGLLTSGTLKLDTGPGGANRFRERSLSVPTDSGTTAGSYDEEHKASEACALPYANTSSEGSNSADNIMSLNAEQEARHRRQRSKSISLKKAKKKPCPPMRSVSLVKDEPILLPETGSALPKEQRPRSLCLSIEHQGHHHSPHPDAQGHPTVPTLKDPEGTHFSHHWYVTDWKSSDTYQSLSSSSTATGTTVIECTQVQGSSESLASPSTSRATTPSQLSIEVEAREVSSPGRPTGLMSPSSGYSSQSETPTPTVSMSLTLGHLPPPSGSVRVRPVVPERKSSLPPTSPMEKMSKSRLSFDLPLSSHTNLDLSGMSISICSKTKVSRHHSDTNFGAKLAQKTSPNQPIMPMVTQSDLRSIRLRSVSKSEPEDDAENPDYPEEPGTEEVFTVPERKVKPPVAEKPPLARRPPSLIHKPPPVPEEYPLTSPTSAMTPKSSIQHVRPLSQDSYTVLRKPKSSSFPDGRSPGQSTVTSSLAFTVFASSSGAFFSGTQPPPRASMEDESPKGRALPQRISLQSQEEAEKKTSKIPPPVPKKPSVLYLPLTSPGAQLEANVAETRLPLSPIITLEEDGKRPPTHSDPPSPGKRMTSALQADRGQEAHPPGSAVELSNEEKSLISDKTAEWIAEEEDDVFVASRTTEDLFTVIHRSKRKLLGWKEPGEGFTGSRPSSHSPVKNTADSPISESSTIASGPSSSTSLDAGRNDDFKALLQKKGSKATPRSRPSAAELLKTTNPLARRIIAQFSKDYETTDNPST, encoded by the exons AAGAATATGAGGAACAGTACTCCAAGGCCAGACTTCTGGGGCAGACCTTCCGCTCTTCTGATGAGGTCCCTGAGCTCACTCCCAGCCCAAGGCCCCAGTCTGCCCGGCGTCTGGAGTTTGTATTGATG ACTACAAATCGGCAGCTGAGCAAGGATGAGACCACTATCCAGGGTGTGAGGGCCCTGGAGGCCTCCCTGAGCCCTTCTCCAGCCAACAAGCAAACTGCCTGGAATGGCCCCTTCTCTCTGCCAATCCTGCAAGGGAAGTGGTGGCCTCAGCCCTGCTCCACTCAGTCTGATCTTGTGCCCATCAACATCTCTG GGCAGCAGTTTGATAAACATGCAAGTTTGCGACACTCATTGTTTAACACAGAGACAGCCGTGAACCCCAAGTCCACCCTGAGGCGGAGGCGGACCATTATTGGAATCTCTAACTTTTCCCAGCGAGAACAAG gtcACAGCAACATCCCTACAGACAGTGTGGCCCTCTCTGCCACCTCAGATGCCAGGCCCAGCCACTCAGCTCCACCAGGTATTCATGGAAGAGTTGCCATTGGGCAAGAAGCTCGATTTCCAAATCTGACCTCATCAGGACTGAGAAATCCTTCCAGTGAGTCTGGGGACCCCCACCAGGCACGTGGAGAGCCAGACCCTCCCAGCATGGAGGGCATGGGGATGGTATATAGTGTCCCCAGTTCTTGCAATGGACCCACAGAATCAACATTCTCCCCTTCCTGGAAGGGAGATGCTTTCACCTATATGACTCCAAATGCCACCGGCCAGAGTAACCAAGTCAGTGAAAATGGAAAAGCTCAGTCCTTGGGGAATTCTTGGATGAATACCCTCCCACCTCTGGTTCCTAAGGAGGCTGCTACTCTCTTTGTCAGTCGTGATAACCTGGCAGGATGCAGTGGGGTAACCAAATACTCAGAACATCCTACTCAACGAAGACAAGCACCAGGAAGACCTCCCAAGATTGGCCTTCTGACCAGTGGTACTTTAAAGCTAGACACGGGCCCAGGTGGAGCCAACAGATTCCGGGAGCGATCGCTGTCTGTGCCCACAGACTCAGGTACCACAGCAGGGAGCTATGATGAAGAGCACAAGGCCAGTGAGGCTTGTGCCCTGCCATATGCCAATACAAGCTCTGAAGGTAGTAACAGTGCTGATAACATTATGTCTCTTAATGCCGAGCAAGAGGCCCGGCACAGAAGGCAGAGGTCCAAAAGCATCTCACTCAAGAAGGCCAAAAAGAAGCCTTGCCCACCAATGCGCAGTGTCTCTCTGGTCAAAGATGAGCCCATCCTCTTGCCAGAAACTGGATCAGCATTGCCCAAGGAGCAGAGGCCCAGAAGCCTTTGCCTGTCCATAGAACACCAAGGACATCATCACTCACCCCACCCAGATGCTCAGGGTCACCCAACGGTGCCAACTCTCAAAGATCCAGAAGGTACTCATTTCTCCCACCACTGGTATGTTACTGACTGGAAGTCCAGTGACACCTATCAATCCTTGTCCAGCTCTAGCACTGCTACTGGCACCACAGTCATCGAGTGCACTCAAGTTCAGGGCAGCTCTGAGTCTCTTGCTTCACCTTCCACCTCCAGAGCCACAACACCTTCTCAACTCTCCATTGAGGTGGAGGCTAGGGAGGTATCCTCCCCAGGAAGGCCCACAGGACTGATGTCACCCTCCAGTGGATATTCCAGTCAATCAGAGACACCTACACCCACAGTCTCCATGTCCTTGACCTTGGGCCACTTACCCCCTCCAAGTGGCAGTGTTCGAGTACGTCCAGTGGTACCCGAGAGAAAGTCATCACTGCCTCCAACATCACCAATGGAGAAAATGTCCAAGTCACGCCTGTCATTTGACCTACCACTGAGCTCTCACACCAACCTGGATCTATCCGGGATGAGTATCTCCATTTGCAGCAAAACCAAGGTGAGCCGCCATCATTCTGATACCAATTTTGGAGCCAAATTGGCCCAGAAAACTAGCCCCAACCAGCCAATCATGCCGATGGTTACTCAGTCTGACCTTCGTTCCATACGCCTGAGATCAGTCAGCAAATCTGAGCCAGAAGATGACGCTGAGAACCCAGACTATCCAGAGGAACCTGGAACAGAAGAAGTCTTCACTGTGCCTGAGAGAAAAGTGAAACCTCCTGTAGCCGAGAAGCCCCCTCTGGCCCGAAGGCCTCCAAGCTTGATCCACAAGCCACCGCCAGTCCCTGAAGAATACCCACTAACTTCACCTACTTCAGCTATGACTCCTAAGAGCTCTATTCAACACGTGAGACCACTATCTCAAGACAGCTACACAGTGTTGAGGAAACCAAAGTCCTCCAGCTTCCCTGATGGACGAAGCCCAGGGCAGTCAACTGTCACCTCCTCTCTTGCTTTCACAGTTTTTGCCAGTTCCTCTGGTGCTTTCTTCTCAGGAACACAACCGCCTCCCCGGGCAAGTATGGAGGATGAGAGCCCCAAAGGGAGAGCATTGCCTCAAAGAATTAGCCTCCAGAGCCAGGAAGAAGCTGAGAAAAAGACCAGCAAGATTCCACCTCCGGTACCAAAAAAGCCCAGTGTGCTGTATCTGCCTCTCACCTCCCCTGGAGCTCAGCTAGAGGCCAATGTGGCAGAAACAAGGCTGCCTCTAAGCCCCATCATCACCCTGGAGGAAGATGGCAAGCGTCCCCCGACTCACAGTGATCCTCCATCTCCTGGTAAAAGGATGACTTCAGCTCTTCAGGCTGACAGGGGGCAGGAGGCACACCCTCCAG GGAGTGCTGTGGAACTAAGCAATGAAGAGAAAAGTTTAATCAGTGATAAAACAGCTGAATGGATTGCGGAGGAGGAGGATGACGTGTTTGTGGCTTCACGCACAACTGAAGATTTGTTTACTGTGATACACAG GTCCAAAAGAAAGCTGCTTGGCTGGAAGGAGCCGGGAGAGGGCTTTACAGGCAGCAGGCCAAGCTCCCACTCGCCAGTGAAAAACACAGCCGATTCTCCCATCAGTGAGTCTTCTACCATTGCCTCAGGACCAAGCAGCAGCACCAGCCTAGATGCTGGCAGAAATGATGATTTCAAGGCCTTGCTCCAGAAGAAGGGAAGTAAAGCAACTCCCAGATCCCGCCCCTCAGCTGCTGAGCTGTTGAAAACCACTAACCCACTGGCTCGACGAATCATCGCTCAATTTTCAAAAGACTATGAAACCACCGACAACCCCAGTACATAA
- the Nhsl2 gene encoding NHS-like protein 2 isoform X4, whose amino-acid sequence MERVEPLSLFWSRGAAANSGRENSTATAHSRSSWRQPVNVFLSSGRPPSVEELLREAQLNLQSLLQEEYEEQYSKARLLGQTFRSSDEVPELTPSPRPQSARRLEFVLMTTNRQLSKDETTIQGVRALEASLSPSPANKQTAWNGPFSLPILQGKWWPQPCSTQSDLVPINISGQQFDKHASLRHSLFNTETAVNPKSTLRRRRTIIGISNFSQREQGHSNIPTDSVALSATSDARPSHSAPPGIHGRVAIGQEARFPNLTSSGLRNPSSESGDPHQARGEPDPPSMEGMGMVYSVPSSCNGPTESTFSPSWKGDAFTYMTPNATGQSNQVSENGKAQSLGNSWMNTLPPLVPKEAATLFVSRDNLAGCSGVTKYSEHPTQRRQAPGRPPKIGLLTSGTLKLDTGPGGANRFRERSLSVPTDSGTTAGSYDEEHKASEACALPYANTSSEGSNSADNIMSLNAEQEARHRRQRSKSISLKKAKKKPCPPMRSVSLVKDEPILLPETGSALPKEQRPRSLCLSIEHQGHHHSPHPDAQGHPTVPTLKDPEGTHFSHHWYVTDWKSSDTYQSLSSSSTATGTTVIECTQVQGSSESLASPSTSRATTPSQLSIEVEAREVSSPGRPTGLMSPSSGYSSQSETPTPTVSMSLTLGHLPPPSGSVRVRPVVPERKSSLPPTSPMEKMSKSRLSFDLPLSSHTNLDLSGMSISICSKTKVSRHHSDTNFGAKLAQKTSPNQPIMPMVTQSDLRSIRLRSVSKSEPEDDAENPDYPEEPGTEEVFTVPERKVKPPVAEKPPLARRPPSLIHKPPPVPEEYPLTSPTSAMTPKSSIQHVRPLSQDSYTVLRKPKSSSFPDGRSPGQSTVTSSLAFTVFASSSGAFFSGTQPPPRASMEDESPKGRALPQRISLQSQEEAEKKTSKIPPPVPKKPSVLYLPLTSPGAQLEANVAETRLPLSPIITLEEDGKRPPTHSDPPSPGKRMTSALQADRGQEAHPPGSAVELSNEEKSLISDKTAEWIAEEEDDVFVASRTTEDLFTVIHRSKRKLLGWKEPGEGFTGSRPSSHSPVKNTADSPISESSTIASGPSSSTSLDAGRNDDFKALLQKKGSKATPRSRPSAAELLKTTNPLARRIIAQFSKDYETTDNPST is encoded by the exons CTGCAGCTAACTCGGGTCGGGAAAATTCGACAGCGACTGCCCACTCGAGGTCGTCATGGCGACAGCCAGTGAACGTGTTTCTCTCCTCGGGCAGGCCCCCGAGTGTAGAGGAACTGCTTCGCGAGGCGCAGCTCAATCTCCAGAGCCTGTTACAAG AAGAATATGAGGAACAGTACTCCAAGGCCAGACTTCTGGGGCAGACCTTCCGCTCTTCTGATGAGGTCCCTGAGCTCACTCCCAGCCCAAGGCCCCAGTCTGCCCGGCGTCTGGAGTTTGTATTGATG ACTACAAATCGGCAGCTGAGCAAGGATGAGACCACTATCCAGGGTGTGAGGGCCCTGGAGGCCTCCCTGAGCCCTTCTCCAGCCAACAAGCAAACTGCCTGGAATGGCCCCTTCTCTCTGCCAATCCTGCAAGGGAAGTGGTGGCCTCAGCCCTGCTCCACTCAGTCTGATCTTGTGCCCATCAACATCTCTG GGCAGCAGTTTGATAAACATGCAAGTTTGCGACACTCATTGTTTAACACAGAGACAGCCGTGAACCCCAAGTCCACCCTGAGGCGGAGGCGGACCATTATTGGAATCTCTAACTTTTCCCAGCGAGAACAAG gtcACAGCAACATCCCTACAGACAGTGTGGCCCTCTCTGCCACCTCAGATGCCAGGCCCAGCCACTCAGCTCCACCAGGTATTCATGGAAGAGTTGCCATTGGGCAAGAAGCTCGATTTCCAAATCTGACCTCATCAGGACTGAGAAATCCTTCCAGTGAGTCTGGGGACCCCCACCAGGCACGTGGAGAGCCAGACCCTCCCAGCATGGAGGGCATGGGGATGGTATATAGTGTCCCCAGTTCTTGCAATGGACCCACAGAATCAACATTCTCCCCTTCCTGGAAGGGAGATGCTTTCACCTATATGACTCCAAATGCCACCGGCCAGAGTAACCAAGTCAGTGAAAATGGAAAAGCTCAGTCCTTGGGGAATTCTTGGATGAATACCCTCCCACCTCTGGTTCCTAAGGAGGCTGCTACTCTCTTTGTCAGTCGTGATAACCTGGCAGGATGCAGTGGGGTAACCAAATACTCAGAACATCCTACTCAACGAAGACAAGCACCAGGAAGACCTCCCAAGATTGGCCTTCTGACCAGTGGTACTTTAAAGCTAGACACGGGCCCAGGTGGAGCCAACAGATTCCGGGAGCGATCGCTGTCTGTGCCCACAGACTCAGGTACCACAGCAGGGAGCTATGATGAAGAGCACAAGGCCAGTGAGGCTTGTGCCCTGCCATATGCCAATACAAGCTCTGAAGGTAGTAACAGTGCTGATAACATTATGTCTCTTAATGCCGAGCAAGAGGCCCGGCACAGAAGGCAGAGGTCCAAAAGCATCTCACTCAAGAAGGCCAAAAAGAAGCCTTGCCCACCAATGCGCAGTGTCTCTCTGGTCAAAGATGAGCCCATCCTCTTGCCAGAAACTGGATCAGCATTGCCCAAGGAGCAGAGGCCCAGAAGCCTTTGCCTGTCCATAGAACACCAAGGACATCATCACTCACCCCACCCAGATGCTCAGGGTCACCCAACGGTGCCAACTCTCAAAGATCCAGAAGGTACTCATTTCTCCCACCACTGGTATGTTACTGACTGGAAGTCCAGTGACACCTATCAATCCTTGTCCAGCTCTAGCACTGCTACTGGCACCACAGTCATCGAGTGCACTCAAGTTCAGGGCAGCTCTGAGTCTCTTGCTTCACCTTCCACCTCCAGAGCCACAACACCTTCTCAACTCTCCATTGAGGTGGAGGCTAGGGAGGTATCCTCCCCAGGAAGGCCCACAGGACTGATGTCACCCTCCAGTGGATATTCCAGTCAATCAGAGACACCTACACCCACAGTCTCCATGTCCTTGACCTTGGGCCACTTACCCCCTCCAAGTGGCAGTGTTCGAGTACGTCCAGTGGTACCCGAGAGAAAGTCATCACTGCCTCCAACATCACCAATGGAGAAAATGTCCAAGTCACGCCTGTCATTTGACCTACCACTGAGCTCTCACACCAACCTGGATCTATCCGGGATGAGTATCTCCATTTGCAGCAAAACCAAGGTGAGCCGCCATCATTCTGATACCAATTTTGGAGCCAAATTGGCCCAGAAAACTAGCCCCAACCAGCCAATCATGCCGATGGTTACTCAGTCTGACCTTCGTTCCATACGCCTGAGATCAGTCAGCAAATCTGAGCCAGAAGATGACGCTGAGAACCCAGACTATCCAGAGGAACCTGGAACAGAAGAAGTCTTCACTGTGCCTGAGAGAAAAGTGAAACCTCCTGTAGCCGAGAAGCCCCCTCTGGCCCGAAGGCCTCCAAGCTTGATCCACAAGCCACCGCCAGTCCCTGAAGAATACCCACTAACTTCACCTACTTCAGCTATGACTCCTAAGAGCTCTATTCAACACGTGAGACCACTATCTCAAGACAGCTACACAGTGTTGAGGAAACCAAAGTCCTCCAGCTTCCCTGATGGACGAAGCCCAGGGCAGTCAACTGTCACCTCCTCTCTTGCTTTCACAGTTTTTGCCAGTTCCTCTGGTGCTTTCTTCTCAGGAACACAACCGCCTCCCCGGGCAAGTATGGAGGATGAGAGCCCCAAAGGGAGAGCATTGCCTCAAAGAATTAGCCTCCAGAGCCAGGAAGAAGCTGAGAAAAAGACCAGCAAGATTCCACCTCCGGTACCAAAAAAGCCCAGTGTGCTGTATCTGCCTCTCACCTCCCCTGGAGCTCAGCTAGAGGCCAATGTGGCAGAAACAAGGCTGCCTCTAAGCCCCATCATCACCCTGGAGGAAGATGGCAAGCGTCCCCCGACTCACAGTGATCCTCCATCTCCTGGTAAAAGGATGACTTCAGCTCTTCAGGCTGACAGGGGGCAGGAGGCACACCCTCCAG GGAGTGCTGTGGAACTAAGCAATGAAGAGAAAAGTTTAATCAGTGATAAAACAGCTGAATGGATTGCGGAGGAGGAGGATGACGTGTTTGTGGCTTCACGCACAACTGAAGATTTGTTTACTGTGATACACAG GTCCAAAAGAAAGCTGCTTGGCTGGAAGGAGCCGGGAGAGGGCTTTACAGGCAGCAGGCCAAGCTCCCACTCGCCAGTGAAAAACACAGCCGATTCTCCCATCAGTGAGTCTTCTACCATTGCCTCAGGACCAAGCAGCAGCACCAGCCTAGATGCTGGCAGAAATGATGATTTCAAGGCCTTGCTCCAGAAGAAGGGAAGTAAAGCAACTCCCAGATCCCGCCCCTCAGCTGCTGAGCTGTTGAAAACCACTAACCCACTGGCTCGACGAATCATCGCTCAATTTTCAAAAGACTATGAAACCACCGACAACCCCAGTACATAA